The Pyxidicoccus xibeiensis genome contains the following window.
CCTCCACGATGAAGCAGGACAGGCCCTTGTTGCCCGTGGGGGACGTGCGCGCCCACACCACCATGACGCCCGCGTAGGCGCCGGAGGTGATCCACTGCTTGCTGCCGTTGAGGACGTACTTGTCGCCCTTCTTCACGGCGGAGGTGAGCATGGCGCCCGGGTCGGAGCCCGCGTGCGGCTCGGACAGGGCGAAGGAGCCGGCGATGGCCTCACCAGCGGCCAGCCGCGTCACGTGCTTCTCGCGCTGGGCCTCGGTGCCGTACGCGTGGATCAGCTCCGCGCACATGTTCGTCACGGCCATGGTGACGGAGGTGGACGCGTCCGCCGCCGCCATCTCCATCATCGCCAGCGCGTAGGAGACGACGCCCGCCTCGGAGCCGCCGTACTTCGCCGGGATGTTCACCCCGAGCAGCCCCAGCTCGCCCATCTCCTTGTACAGCTCCGTGGGGAAGCGCTCCTCGCGGTCCAGCGTGCGGGCCATCGGGGCCACGCGCTCGCGCGCGAACTTGCGGGCGGTGTCGCGGATCAGCGTCTGGGTCTCGGTCAGCTCGAGGTTCACGGCGGTCTTCCTACTCGATGGCCTTGAGGTTGAACGGGTACTCGATGGGGTGGTCCGCGCCGTCCGGAGGCTTGGGGAACGTCATGGACGACAGCACCGCCACCACGCAGTCGTGCAGGTTCGGGTCCTTCAGCGTGCTGGACTTCTTCACGACCTTCGCGCTCTTCACCAGCCCGTTGGAGTCGATGGTGAAGGTCGTCAGCAGCCGGCCCTCCACCTTCTTGTCCTTCTCCGCCATGTGGTCCTCGTAGCACTCCTGGATGCGACCCTGGTTGTGCGTGACGACCTGGCGGATGGAGTCCGGCGTGAAGGGCAGGCGCTCGACATCCGGCCCGTCGCTCTTCGCGGGGGCCGGAGTCTGGGCCTGGGCGGGCTTCCCGCCCGAGGGCTTCTTCGCCGGCGCGCCCTGCGCGAGCGCGACGGCGGAGGCAAGAACGACCACGGAGAGAAGTGCCCGCTTCATGTCGCCTACTCCTTGAGGACGTTGGCCGAGATGACGATGCGCTGGATCTCGCTCGTCCCCTCGTAGATCTCGGTGATGCGCGCGTCACGCACGTGGCGCTCCGCGTCCATCTCCTTGCTGTAGCCCATGCCGCCGTGCACCTGCAGGGCCTTGTTCGCCACGCGGCTGGCCATCTCGCTGGCGTACAGCTTGGCCATGGCGCTCTCCTGGCTGTGGCGCACGCCCTTGTCCTTCATCAGCGCGGCGCGCATCACCAGCAGCCGGGCCGCGTCGATCTCCGTGGCCATGTCGGCGATCATGAACTGGATGGCCTGGTGCTCGCGTATGGGCTTGCCGAAGGACTTGCGCTCGCCGGAGTAGCGCACCGCCTCCTCGTACGCCGCGCGGGCGATGCCGAGCGCCTGGGACGCGATGCCGATGCGGCCGCCGTCCAGCGTGCTCATGGCGACCTTGAAGCCGTCGCCCTCCTTGCCGAGCATGTACTTGGCCGGCACGCGCATGTCCTCGAAGAACATGGAGCAGGACCAGGCGGCGCTGATGCCCATCTTCTTGTCGGGCTCGGCGCGGATGAAGCCGGGGGTGTTGGTGGGGACGAGGAAGGCGGTGATGCCCTTGTTGCCCTTCTCCTTGTCCGTCATCGTGAAGAGGACGATGGCGTCCGCCTTCGGCCCGTTGGTGATCCAGTTCTTGGAGCCGTTGATGACGTACTCGTCACCACGGCGCACCGCGACGGTCTTCTGGGCGGCGGCGTCGCTGCCGGCCTCGGGCTCGGTGAGGCCGAAGCAGCCCAGCTTGTCGCCACGGGCGAAGGGCGTGAGGAACTGCTCCTTCTGGGCCTCGGTGCCGAACTTCATCACCGGGTCGCAGTAGAGCGAGTTGTTCACGCTCATGATGACGCCGGTGGAGGCACAGCCGCGGCTGATCTCCTCCATGGCGATGGCGTAACAGACGTTGTCCAGGCCGGCGCCGCCGTACTGCTCGGGAACGGCGACACCCAGCAGGGAGAGCTCCGCGAGCTTCTTCACCGCGTCCGTCGGCCACGCGTGGGTTTCATCCCACTTGCGGGCGTTGGGGATCAGCTCCTTGGCGGCGAACTCGCGGGTCATCCGCTGGATCTCGCGCTGGACGTCGGTCAGCTCGAAGTTCATGAGGCTCCTCAGCGGGAGGAAAAGAGAGAAAGGCCTACATAGTATGGGGGCTTCCCCTCGGGAACAGCGAAGAGGATGTGCCCGACTGCAAGCGCGGGTTGGCGGTCCGATTAGAGGACGACTGCCTGCCTGACTCCCCGGAATCCAAGGGTGAGCCAAAGAACATGTTGAGGGGCACGGTGACGTCGAAGGTGACGTCCGTCCGGGCGCCCTCCCCCGTCCCCGTCCAGGTCCGCCGCAGCACCAGGGACAGGGTCCACGGCACGGTGTGCCGGTGGCGCTCGATGAGGTCGTACGTCAGCCCCACGCCGGCCATCCCACCCGACCCGTCCTCGCCCCACAGGCCCGCTCCCTCGGCGAGTACACCCAGCCGGAGGGTGTCGGGAAACGCGTACACCCGGGCCCCGGCGAGCAGCCGGAAGACGGAGGGCTTCAGGCGGAGCTGGGGCTCCAGGAACGGGGACACGATGAGCGTGGGCCCGGGCACGTCCAGCGGAGGCAGGGCCCACGGGTGGACGGGCCAGGACAGGAGCCAGCGCTCGCGCGAATCCGGGCCCCACTCGTAGCGCAGGTCCGGGACGAGCGGCTCCAGGAAGCAGCCCGTGTAGAGGCACAGCGTGCGCTTCCAGGAGACGAGGGGCGAAGCGCGCCCGGCTTCGTCCGCGCCTTCCGAGGCCCGGGCCGGCGTCGCGGCCAGGAGGTACGTCAGCAGTCCTCCGGCCGCGAGCGCGCGCCGCACTTCACTTGCCGGTGAAGGAGGCGGTGCGCTTCTCCAGGAAGGCCTTCATGCCCTCGCGCTGGTCCTCGGAGCCGAACAGCTCGCCGAACGTCTTGCGCTCCAGCTCGTTGGCGACCTTCAGCTCCAGGTCCGCGCCGGCCTCGATGACGCGCTTCGCCTTGGCGATGGCGAGCGGGCTGTTCTTCATCAGCTTCTCGGCCACGGCGCGGCAGTGGGCCATCAGCGCGTCCGCGGGGAGGACCTCGAGGACGAGGCCGATCTCCTTCGCCTTGGCCGCGTCGATGCGCTCACCGGTGAAGACGAGCTCCTTGGCGCGGGCCCGGCCCACCGCGCGCGTGAGGCGCTGGGTGCCGCCGAAGCCTGGGATGACGCCCAGGCCCACCTCGGGCAGGCCCAATTTGGCCTTCTCGGACGCGTAGATGAAGTCGCAGGCCAGGGCCAGCTCGCACCCGCCGCCCAGCGCGAAGCCGTTGACGGCCGCGATGGTGGGGACGGGCAGCGCCTCCAGCATGGCGAAGACGCGGTGGCCGAGCGCGCCGAACTCCTGCGCCTGGGCCTCGGGCAGCGCCGCCATCTCGGCGATGTCCGCGCCGGCGACGAAGGCCTTCTCCCCGCCACCGGTGACGATGAGGACGCGCACGTCCGTGCCGATGGTGTGGAGCGCGGCCTCCATCTCCTGCAGCGTCTTGGTGTTGAGCGCGTTGAGCGCCTTGGGGCGGTCGACGTAGAGAGTCGCTACCGCGCCGTCCTTCTCCAGCCGGATGTTCTCGTAGGCCATGTGCGAGGCTCCTCGTGTCCTAGTACTTGTAGAAGCCGCGGCCGCTCTTCTTGCCGTACCAGCCGGCGTCCACGTACTGGCGCAGCAGCGGGCTGGGGCGGTACTTCGAGTCACCCAGGCCCTTGTGCAGCACCTCGGCGATGTAGAGCACGGTGTCCAGGCCGATGAAGTCCGCGAGCTGCAGCGGGCCCATGGGCTGGTTGGTGCCCAGCTTCATCGCGGTGTCGATGTCCTCCACCGTGCCCAGGCCCTCCATCAGCGCGAAGCAGGCCTCGTTGAGCATGGGGATGAGGATGCGGTTGACGATGAAGCCCGGGTAGTCCTTGGAGACCACCGTCGTCTTGCCCATCTTCTCGGCCAGGGCGCGCGTGGTGGCGTACGTCTCGTCGGACGTGGCCGCGCCGCGGATGAGCTCCACCAGTTGCATCACCGGCACCGGGTTCATGAAGTGCATGCCGATGACGGACTCGGGGCGCTTCGTGGACGCGGCGATGCGGGTAATCGGGATGGACGAGGTGTTGGTGGCGAGGATGCCGCCGGGGCGCACCACGCTGTCCAGGTCCTGGAAGATGCGGCGCTTGAGATCCTCGTTCTCCGTCACGGCCTCGACGGCGAAGTCGACGTCCTTCGCTTCCTTCACGTCGGTGAGCGTGGCGAGGTTGGCCTCGGCGGCGGCGCGCTTCGCCTCGTCGAGCTTGCCCTTCTCCACCAGCTTCTTCAGGCCGCCGCGGATGCGGTCGGCGCCCTTGGCGAGCCCCTCCTTGGACACGTCCGCCAGCGTGACGCGCAGGCCCGCCTGGAGCGCCACCTGCGCGATGCCCGCGCCCATCTGCCCTGCCCCGACGACGACGATATGCTCCGTTGCCATGGTGTTCGCGAACCCCTCGGTCGGAATGTGAACCAACGACGTGCGGGCGCCCATAGCCCACGCGTCCGGGACGGTCAACGACCGGCGGGAGGCAACTGGAGCTGGCGGACGATGTAGCGCTCTTCTCCCACCACCAGCGACTCGTCCAGGCGCAGGCGATTGTCTCGCCCCTCCTGCTTCACGAAGAGGCGCGCGCGCCAGGTGCCCTCGGGCAGGTCCACCTTGAACGTCACTTCTGGAGGCGGCCCCGACGCGAAGAAGCGCTCCTCGCGCTTGAGGACATTCCCGTCCTCGGCCAGCACCTGGAGGTCCAGGGCTTGGGTGGTGCTCCACCCCGCCCCGGTGAGCTGGAAGGTCAGCTCGCGCTCGGGCGTGCCCGACGACTGCCAGAGCCACAGGCCCAGGAGCACCAGCAGCAGCAGCGGCAGGCGCTTCGCCATCGGGTGCGAGCGCCAGCTCCGGCGCGCGGGAGCGGGCGGCGGCGAGGGCTCGGAGGGCTCTGGGGAAGGAGGCGTGTCCGCCACCGCTACTCCTTCTTCGTCCGCTTGGAGCCCGAGCCGGGGCGCCGCGCGTTGAGCTCGGAGATGACGACGCGGGGCGAGCCGGCCTTCTTCTCCTTCGGCTCGGGGGCCGGAGCGTCGTCGGGCTCGGAGGCCTTCTCCGCCTTGTCCTGGGGGACGAGGCGGATCTGCGCCTTGATCTCCACCGTCATGCCGGACATCAGCTTGAGGAACTCGTCGCGCAGCTTCTCCGACTGGAGGAAGCGGCGGAGCTCGTCGGTGATGACGCGGGTGACCTCGTCCTTGGTCTTCTCCGCCTGGCCGAGGATGAAGCCCAGGGCCTCCTTGGGGAGCTTGAGCTGCCCCGCGAGGTTGCGGATGCCCTCCTCCGTCATGAAGAGGGCGCCCAGGCCGGCCACGGCCATGCGGCGGACGAACTCCGGGACGAATCCGGCCGGGCCACCGGCGCGGCCCTGCCCCTGCCGGTCGTCATCGTCGATCAGCGGGTCGTGCGGGTAGTCGTCGTTGCCGACCGGGGGCATGGGTGTCTCCTCTGGGAGTTATCGGGCCTGCACCACCGGCAACGGCATGCTCTTCATGCTCTGCGTGGACACGCGTCCCGCCACGTTGCGCGCCATCTCCAGGAAGGCCTTGGCCTCCAGGCTGTCCTTCGCGCCCACCACCACCGGCACGCCCGAGTCTCCGGACACGCGCACCTTGAGATCCAGGGGAATCTCCCCGAGGAATGGGATCCCGAACATCTCCGCCGCCTTGCGACCGCCGCCGTGGTTGAAGATGGGGGTGACGTGCGAGCAGTTCGGGCAGATGAACTGGCTCATGTTCTCCACGATGCCCAGCACGGGGATGTGGACCTTGTCGAACATCTGCTTGGCGCGGACCACGTCGGCCAGGGCCACGTCCTGCGGCGTCGTCACCAGCACGGCGCCCGCGGCGCGCACGGACTGGGACAGCGTCAGGGCCACGTCACCGGTGCCGGGCGGCAGGTCCAGGATGAGGTAGTCCAGCTCGCCCCAGTTCACGTCGCGCACCAGCTGCATCAGCGCGCCGTGGAGCATGGGGCCGCGCCAGATGAGGGCCTGGTCCGCCTCCACGAGGAAGCCGATGGACATCACCTTGATGCCGTGGGCGACGAGCGGATCCAGCGACTTGCCATCCGGGCTGACGGGCTTCTTGTCTCCCAGGCCCGTCATGAGCGGGACGGAGGGGCCATAGAAGTCCGCGTCGAGCAGGCCCACCTTGGAGCCGTGCTGGGCCAGGGCGGTGGCGAGGTTGACGGCCACGGTGCTCTTGCCCACGCCGCCCTTGCCGGCGCCGACGAGGACGATGTTCTTCACCTTGGGGAGCAGGCCGCCACCGGGCATGCCACCACCGGCGGCGCGCACCTGGGCGCCCCACTCGATGTCGAAGGACTTCAGGCCGGGGACGGCCTTGAGCGCGGCCTCGGCGTCGGCCTGGATCTTCCCCTTCATGGGACAGGCCGGCGTGGTCAGCTCGATCTTCAGCTTCGCGGTGTCGCCGCTGACGCGGACGTCCTTCACCATCCCCGCCTTCACGAGGTCCACGTGGAGCTCGGGGTCGATCACCTTCGACATCGCAGCGAGGACGTCGGCCTCGGAAACGCTCATCGGAACACCTGAAACCTTTTGGAAAACGGGCGGTTGGGGGCCGCCACCGGGCGCGGAATCTGACAGCCCACGGGGGGCTGTCAACGTCGTTTAACGCGGCTGTACTGAGGACGCACCCTCTCGGCGGGCTGATCGGCAGGGGCTGACGGCCCGGCTGAAGGGAGTCATCAGCATGGCTGGACGGCCCGGCGGACGGGCGCCCGCTGGGGTCAGTCGCCCTCGGGATTCTCGGAGAGCTGCCGCTGGGCTTCGCGGAGGAGCTTCATGCCCTGGTCGAGGTCCAGTCCGTAGAGGGCCCGGAGTTCTTTCACGGTGGCGATCTCACCGCCTCCCTCTTCGAGCATGGCCTCGGCGACCTCGACAGGAGGCAGCCCCGCGGACTTCAGCTGCTGGAAGTGGCCCTGCTCCACCAGCCCGAGGAAGTCGGCGAGTCGCTCGGCCTCGGGGCGCGGCGGCGGAGGTGGAAGCTCGCTGGCACGTTGCCCATCCACCCAGTAGTCCTTGATGGCCTCCGGGTAGCCCAGCTCCGTCGAGACCTCCTGGAGCTCGCGCCACCAGGTGTCGGGCAGCCGGCGCTTCTGGATCTGCTCATAGAACTCGCCGGTCCATGCGACGGCATCCAGCAGGAACTCCAGGTACTGCTCCGTGAGCCGGCCCATGAGCTCCGCACGGGTGTACAGCGCTCCTTTCATGGAGAAGGCGGCTTCGGGGAGCTCGGAGATCAACCTGGCCAGGCCCCCCGAGGGCTGGCGTGCCCTCCAGGTGCGGTAGCGCAGCAGGAGGTTCGCGAAGATCATTCCTCGACTCCCGCCAGCAGGAAGACGGGATCGCCGTCATGCCCCGCAAGCATCAGGAGATGGGCTCCTTCGAGGAACTCCTCCAGTTCCAGCAGCCGTCCGCCCAACTCCGAAGCCAGTCCGTCACCGTTGAGCACTCGCCCCTGCACACGTCGATAGTGACGAAGCCCGCTACTCAAGACCTCGGGGCTCCGAATGGTGAGGCCCACGAAGCCTTCGCGCCGAAGTGCTTTGCGAACAAGCTCCTCCAGGCTTCCCGACCATTCAAAGGGAGCACTGGCGCTATAGCTGATCCGGTAGGTCTTGCTTCCGGTCGGCTCGAACACCAGCAGCCGCGCCCCCTCTGACACCGTTGATGCGGCGCGCGCGAGTTGCTCTACGACCTGCCAGCCAGGAACAGGGCTTTCCGCGAGAAGCTGCCACTCTTCCAGTGCAATCTCGCCCATGAAGCAGCCTCACTCCTCCGGCGGCGTGTGAGTCGGGTTCGGGAATGAGGCTACTCGAGGGCGGCGACGCGGTACTCGCCGTCTTCCAGGACCAGGACCACGGCGCGGTCCTCGCCCAGGGAGAACAGGGCCTCGCCCGCTCCGACGCGGACGTGGGTGTTGAGGGCGAGGCGGGCCCGGCGCAGGCGCTCCTTGGCCAGGGGCTCCCGCTCGAAGTCCTCACGCAGGCGCTCGGGGGTGTAGCGAGCGCGCAGCGGGGCTGCGAGCTGGGTCCACGCGGCCTTCCAGTCACGGGCCTCCACGGTGTCCAGGAAGCGCGAGAGCGCGGCGCGGGGGACGTCCGCGGGCCGGGCCTCGACGACGCGCCAGCCCTGGTCGGTGCGTGCGAGGGTGACCGAGGGAGCACGGGCCTCCAGGATGGCCGTTCCCGCTCGCACCGCGGCGGCCCGCTCGCGACGGACGGTCTCATCCGAGTAGCGCTCCAGGAAGCCGACCTCTCCCTCGGGCCCTCCGTTGGTGAGGGCGTAGGCGTCCTGGAGGCGGCCTTCGTCCAGGGCCCGAGCATAGGCCTCGGCGACGGACACGGGCTCACGCGGCGTGGTGGCGCAAGCGGGGGCCAGCAGGCAGAGGCTGAGGAGTGCGGTGCGCTTCATGACGGGCGCACGGTAGCACCTTCAGCGCTGTCCTCTTCAGAGTGAACTGAAGGGGGCATCGGCGTGAATGGAAGGTTTTCGAATAGCTATCTCCACTCACCGTTTCTTCCTGGGGCTGAGCTTCCGGGGCACTTCGACAGGAAGTTCCTCCTTCCGCTCCGGAACCGGGCATCCCGGCCCCTCGAAGGACACCTTTCCCGCGTTCAACCTGGGCGTTCCTGGTGGACACGCATAGGCCACGAAGGGATTTTTCATGCTTCGCCACGAGACTGCGTGCCACATCGCAACCGCCTCTCCAAGGACGGCGCGCGCTTCCTTGCGCCACGTCCGTGAGGGCGTGCTCGGAAGCTCTACCCCCACGAAGGAGCCACCCGACGATGAACCCGTGGCGGCGCCGAAGAATACGGCCACCTGAGACTCGCGGTGCCCATCCTGGGCCTGCAGCGCCACCCTCCGCGTCCAGGAGACCTCCACCCCATGAATGGGGGGCGTAGACATTCCCGTGCTCCCTGTCTCCACGCCCGGCCACCGCCGCTCGATACAGACGCGAAGCGCTTGTTCCATCCACTCGGGGTCGGCACACACCTCGGCGACATGGAGGCCGCGCCTCAGCCCTCCCCTGGCAACGAGGGTTGACAGGCTCCTGCGTCGATACCAATCGAGAACAGCCCCCGAGAAGCAGCCAATGACGAGCTCGGTGAACCAGAAGGGGCGGGCGTCCGCTACGACCAGGTCGACATCGGTTGCCCCATTCGGGAGGGGGGTCGAGATGACGAAGAACGAAAAGTCCCCACTCTTCCGCCCAGGCAGGCCGAGCTGGCGTGTGAGCTCCTGCATCTCGACGTCCCGGGATACGACGAAGAACTCGGGATACTCGCTCAGCAGCGCGCCATCCCTGGAGTACACGTCCCTGTCCGCGCCACAGACGAGGCGTGGCCATCTCCCCCTCATCCGACGAATGAACCGCCGAAGAACCCACTGGAGATCTTCCTTGATGACAAAGTCGTAATCGACGCCAGACATGTCTCAGCACCCCGTCTCTCTTCCATCCCGGCCTGGCAGACCCATTGGAGTAACGGCGCCTGACAGCAGGCCCTTTGGAGGCGGCGGAGGGCCGAAGCAGCGCACTTGAGGATGCGAAAATGTCCCTTGTCGGCTTCTCCTTTGCCAGTGAGCTCCGTGGACCCTCGGATGGGCTGCGACCTGCCCCTGCGGCGCTGCTGGCGCGCCTGCGGCCTCATCACGACATCGACCTGACTGCGGGGGAGATCCGCTCCGACGTTGCGCGGACACGAGCTTTAAGAGAGCCGGCGTACGAAGTCACGGGCCTCTGCCGGCTGGCGACTACCGACGAACTCGCAGCCGCATTTCCGGGCGCCGCCTTCCTGGACCCACTCCCTCCGTGCCCTTTTCGCGGAGAGCATCTGGGATGGCTGCTGTGGGTCGTCCCGGATATCCCCGACGAATCCAGCCTCCTGGGCATGCGGCTCGCGGAGTTGTCCCTGGGACGAAGCGTCGACCTGCGAAACGGGCGGTTCTTCGACGCCATGGTTGAATCCGAGCTTCCACTCGCCGATGTGGTGAACAAGTGGGGATTCGGTGACGGGGACCTCCTCCTCGGCGACCGGGACCATGAGGCGTACGTCTCCAGAAGACTGGAGGAAGCACTCCGGCACGCGGGTGTCCATGCGCGCGTGACGTCGCCCAGTACGTTCATGACGGGCCACAACGCGTTCCGCATCCCTGATGCGGATGAGCAGACGATTCGCCGGCTCCAGGGCCGAACCGTGGAGCTGTGGGCGCGTCACCCGCTGCTGATCCGCCCGGGGCCCTTCTTCGAGACGTAGCCTCGCCGACACCTCGTCACTCCGCGGAGTACTCGGCCTGGTCCGCATGGTATCCACCCCGAAGCGTTCGAGGCAGTCGTCCACGGTCATCGCCGCACCTGCTTCACCCTCTTCTCGAAGTACTCCTTCTCGTGGCTCTCCGACTCGAAGGTGGCGGGCGCGTCCGGGTAGAGCGCGCGCAGCCCTGTCTTCGCGGCCTGGACGACGTTGAGGCAGGCGTGGCCGAGGGAGTTCAGCAAGAAGGCACCCCCGGGCACGTAATGGCACTGGCCGACCAGGGACACGGTGGTTGCCCACTGTTCGCAGGCCGCGCGAACCTCGTACGGGGGCGCGACCAGCGTGGCGAGGGCGTCCCGGTCACACGCCTTGGCCCGGTAGTTCAGCGCGTAATACGCAACCTCCTCGTCGCCATCGCTGGACAGCTTCTTCATGAACCCCATGACCGCCGGGCTCCTGGGCTTCATGTAGAGGGCGAACGCCAGCACCCTGCGCTGCGTGCTGGATGCGCGCTGAATCCGCGCCGCCAGGACCGCTGTGTCGAAGCGACGCGCCAGCACTCGTGCCAGGTCCCAGTCCGAGGCCTCGCATTTCGTGGGGTCACCCGCGCAAGCCAGGACTTCATCCAGCTTCATCCCCTCGAGAGGCGGCTGAGCGGGAACCTCCGCCATCAGCACTACGAGCAGCAGCGCCAGCATGGTTGTTTCACTCCCCCACAAGCGTACAGCCCACGGTCATCGCCATGTCCCCCAGAAGCACTTGAGCCGCAGGGACAGGGCGGAGGCACCCATGAGCCAATTGATAGCATCCAGCCCCCGGTGCGGCTGAGGGTTCTCAGATTGCCGCGAGCGGCGCACGGGTCCCCAGTTCATGGCGACGCCCAGGTATTGACCATCCAGCATCGTCGCCGTCTCTTCCCACGGCGCGTCCTCGAGCTCGAAGAGCCCCGCCGCCCGCAGTGACTCCATGAGCGACTCCAGCGACTTCCTCGACATCGAAAACCGCCGCTGGTCGTGGCGACCCCGGCGTCGGACCAGCTCGCCCCGGTCTCCCTGCACCCGGGCGATGAGGTAGCGGGAGTCGGGGGCGTCCGCCAGGTGCCAGTCCACGACACACAGGCCCTGCGAATCTCCCAGGAGGCGCCTCGCGGCCAGGGCGGTGCGGCCCATCGGGTCCGCCCCGGGCTCCAGCCACTCAAGCCGCCGGAGGACGAACGACGCCTCGCCCTTCCCGTTCGCGATCTCCGCCGAGTACTTGAAGACCCGCCCCTCCAACTGGCAGGTGAACAGCTCGGCTCCTCCATTCAGCCCCACCCCGAGGGCCTCGATCAGCACGGCGAGAATGCGTGCAAGGCGCAGGGGCGCATCCGGCACGGCGTACTCCCGCCGGCCCTCGGAGCATTCGAAGGACAGCGTCTCGGCGGAGACCATACGCCCAGCGCACAAGCCGTCACGCCCCGTGACGAGGAGCAGGGCCGGCAGCACCTCCAGCGCGTTGAAATCACTCGCCTGAAGCCGGGTGACCACCTGCTCGAGCGCTTCGAACACCCCGTCCCGTTGCGGCTGGACGGGGGGCGGCAGCGGTGTGAATGGAGCATCCTCGACGAGCCTCTGGGAGACAATCCGCCCATCGCGGCACGCATGGCACGGACCGGGCCTGTCACCATCGACGCCGCACTGGATGCAGAAGTAACGATCAGCCACGTGCGTCACCTCAGTGCTTCCTTGCTTCGCGGCCTCAAGGCTGGGGCCGGAGCAGCCACTCCTCCACCCTCGCCACCAGGTCCGCGAGATTGCGCGTCTCATGGGTCCGAAGTGGATGCGCCCAGTCCTGTCCCTGGAGCAGCACTGCGCGGAACCGTCCTGCAGGATCCCCATCCGGATACCACCCGGCGTCGAGGAGGAAGTCGCGCCGCACTTCACGTAGCTGCAGGAGATCCTCGATCAGATAGTAGCCCCAGGCAGGGGCGTTCTCGGCCAACCCCACCGGATCCAACTGCATGAGTTCATGGTGCTCGACCATCCAGCCTCCGGGAATCCGCAGGGGCTGACGCAGCGGCTCGCCCGTTCCCCGGAGCCACTGCTTCAGCCCGGCACGAAGGGCTGGCTCCAGGGGCGCCTCCCACCCCAGCGGGGCGACCTCATGGTCCGCGATGACGTCGATCCACTCACGGAACCGGCCCCGCAACGGCTCGGGCACCAGGGCCATCACCTCGTCGATGTTCTCCAGCGTCACGTAGCTGAGGAGCACCATCCTCCCGAAGCGCTCGTCCTCGCGACACCGCTCGACCGCCCGGAGCACGCCGCTCCGCTCGGCCTCCGAGAGCTTCACCATTCACTGCCTCCCGACTTCATGACGAGCGGAGGGTCGCACCAGCAGTGCAGGACCGAATCCAGGAAGCACCTGCGCCCCAGGGCCATGTCACCCACCTCTAGGCCCCCGGCCGCGTGGGGTCGGCGAGCCCGTGCAGCCGCCTGTACGCCGTGGGCACCAGATAGTTCAGTGCGTGCCAGGTAAAGGCAGACAATTGCGCTCGCACCAGGCACACTTCTCGTGTTGGGCCTTGTACAGGGCCAGCTTCGTCGCTCTCGTGTTGTACCCAACCAGCATCGCCGAAAGGGCCTTCGACGGCGCCCCGTGCGTGTTGAACACCTGGACCGCGTCCTTCAGGCGCCCCGGCGTCGCTCTCTTCAGGCCCCTGGGTTCGTCTCCTCGCGAAATACGAATCATGGGGTGCCTCCCCCGCCCTCGTTGCTCGCTTCTATGTCCGCGAAGGCCTTTCTTCCTTCGGTGGTCCCGAGCAGTTGGATGAATTCCCTACGTACCGTGCTGCGCAGCTCCCTCAGTTCCTTCTTCTGCGCTGAAGTCGGAGCCGGATGCACCGAGAGGACCTGGAGCCGCC
Protein-coding sequences here:
- a CDS encoding acyl-CoA dehydrogenase, which gives rise to MNFELTDVQREIQRMTREFAAKELIPNARKWDETHAWPTDAVKKLAELSLLGVAVPEQYGGAGLDNVCYAIAMEEISRGCASTGVIMSVNNSLYCDPVMKFGTEAQKEQFLTPFARGDKLGCFGLTEPEAGSDAAAQKTVAVRRGDEYVINGSKNWITNGPKADAIVLFTMTDKEKGNKGITAFLVPTNTPGFIRAEPDKKMGISAAWSCSMFFEDMRVPAKYMLGKEGDGFKVAMSTLDGGRIGIASQALGIARAAYEEAVRYSGERKSFGKPIREHQAIQFMIADMATEIDAARLLVMRAALMKDKGVRHSQESAMAKLYASEMASRVANKALQVHGGMGYSKEMDAERHVRDARITEIYEGTSEIQRIVISANVLKE
- a CDS encoding Mrp/NBP35 family ATP-binding protein; the protein is MSVSEADVLAAMSKVIDPELHVDLVKAGMVKDVRVSGDTAKLKIELTTPACPMKGKIQADAEAALKAVPGLKSFDIEWGAQVRAAGGGMPGGGLLPKVKNIVLVGAGKGGVGKSTVAVNLATALAQHGSKVGLLDADFYGPSVPLMTGLGDKKPVSPDGKSLDPLVAHGIKVMSIGFLVEADQALIWRGPMLHGALMQLVRDVNWGELDYLILDLPPGTGDVALTLSQSVRAAGAVLVTTPQDVALADVVRAKQMFDKVHIPVLGIVENMSQFICPNCSHVTPIFNHGGGRKAAEMFGIPFLGEIPLDLKVRVSGDSGVPVVVGAKDSLEAKAFLEMARNVAGRVSTQSMKSMPLPVVQAR
- a CDS encoding 3-hydroxyacyl-CoA dehydrogenase family protein translates to MATEHIVVVGAGQMGAGIAQVALQAGLRVTLADVSKEGLAKGADRIRGGLKKLVEKGKLDEAKRAAAEANLATLTDVKEAKDVDFAVEAVTENEDLKRRIFQDLDSVVRPGGILATNTSSIPITRIAASTKRPESVIGMHFMNPVPVMQLVELIRGAATSDETYATTRALAEKMGKTTVVSKDYPGFIVNRILIPMLNEACFALMEGLGTVEDIDTAMKLGTNQPMGPLQLADFIGLDTVLYIAEVLHKGLGDSKYRPSPLLRQYVDAGWYGKKSGRGFYKY
- a CDS encoding AgmX/PglI C-terminal domain-containing protein — protein: MKRALLSVVVLASAVALAQGAPAKKPSGGKPAQAQTPAPAKSDGPDVERLPFTPDSIRQVVTHNQGRIQECYEDHMAEKDKKVEGRLLTTFTIDSNGLVKSAKVVKKSSTLKDPNLHDCVVAVLSSMTFPKPPDGADHPIEYPFNLKAIE
- a CDS encoding enoyl-CoA hydratase-related protein, with the protein product MAYENIRLEKDGAVATLYVDRPKALNALNTKTLQEMEAALHTIGTDVRVLIVTGGGEKAFVAGADIAEMAALPEAQAQEFGALGHRVFAMLEALPVPTIAAVNGFALGGGCELALACDFIYASEKAKLGLPEVGLGVIPGFGGTQRLTRAVGRARAKELVFTGERIDAAKAKEIGLVLEVLPADALMAHCRAVAEKLMKNSPLAIAKAKRVIEAGADLELKVANELERKTFGELFGSEDQREGMKAFLEKRTASFTGK
- a CDS encoding protein kinase family protein, encoding MVKLSEAERSGVLRAVERCREDERFGRMVLLSYVTLENIDEVMALVPEPLRGRFREWIDVIADHEVAPLGWEAPLEPALRAGLKQWLRGTGEPLRQPLRIPGGWMVEHHELMQLDPVGLAENAPAWGYYLIEDLLQLREVRRDFLLDAGWYPDGDPAGRFRAVLLQGQDWAHPLRTHETRNLADLVARVEEWLLRPQP